From the bacterium genome, the window CGCCCCACGTCTCGTCCCAAGAGGTGCCCGCCAGACGCGTCACCCCCGTCACGTCGCATTCCTTCAACGTGTCGATCAACCTCACCTCAAACATCCTCGTGAATTGCGACCTCGGCTCCGCCCACGGCGCCCGAACCTGTTTTACCCCGTCCTTTGGACAGTTCGTCCGCGGCAGGGCGGCGTGCACATACGTTCGGCACTGGCAAGTATCCAGGTGCCGCCACACTTGCTCGGCCATGTGGTCGTACACCGGGGCGTCCTGCCGGCACGCCGCGCAGGAAAACCGCGCGCCCGCCGCTTCCTCAACCCAAACGTCGATACGCTCCGAAGCCATCTCCACCTGCACCTTGCTGATACGCCACGGGAAATCAATGCCCAGCAACATCGCATAGAGTCGGGTGTCTTCCATGCCAGTGCCTCCTTGTTGGCTATGGAAGATTCTCACCAAAAACCGGGAATCTGTCGAATGCTCCCACGGCCGCCATGGCGGATACCCGGCAAGTTCATGGTTCCGCCGCCTCAACCACTATATCTTGTGGGCACCCACACTCGTTCCGGAAGGACCTCAAAAATATGAGACGGTTCTTGCCGAATTTGTGGGTATCCGAAATCGAATCGGCCAAATCGCCCACTACTGCAGTCGGCCACTCACTCGCCATACCCAAGCTCCTTCAGGTTGGCGATGATGGCAGCATCGAGCTTTGCGGCTTCGGCCTGCGGTTCGCGAAGCGTCGTGGTGAGTCGCTTCATCGTTCATCCTCCTCGCGGCTGAGTTCCTCCTCGATCTCCTCAATGCTGGGCAGATTGGTATTCAGCGGTTCGGGCAGTGCGCGCACAAGTTGGTATTCCGCCACACCGATGGGCTTGCTGATCCCGGAGAGGGCATATTCGGCGACGAGGCGGTTCTTGGTTTTGCAGAGCAAGAGGCCGATGGTGGGCTTGTCGTCCAGGGCCTTGATTTTGGCATCCACCGCAGCCAGATAGAAGTTCAGTTGGCCGGCGTGTTCGGGCTTGAAGGCCACACCCTTGAGTTCCACCACCACATAACATTTCAGGCGGGTGTGATAGAAAAGCAGGTCGATGAAAAATTCGTCGCCCCCCACTTCCAGCCGAAATTGCCGCCCAACAAAAGCAAAACCTGCCCCGAGTTCCAGGAGAAACCGGGTGATGTGCCGAATGAGGGCATTCTCGATGTCGCGCTCAAGGGCTTCTTCTCCGAGGCCGAGAAAGTCGAACAGGTAGGGATCCTTCAGTGCCTCGATGGCGAGCTGGGCGTGCGGCGTGGGGAGATGGCGGTCGAAGTTGGTGATGGCGACGCCCTGGCGCAGGTGGAGCTGGTTCTTGATGTGGACATCCAGCGTGGGCCGCGACCAGCCA encodes:
- a CDS encoding transposase family protein, encoding MEDTRLYAMLLGIDFPWRISKVQVEMASERIDVWVEEAAGARFSCAACRQDAPVYDHMAEQVWRHLDTCQCRTYVHAALPRTNCPKDGVKQVRAPWAEPRSQFTRMFEVRLIDTLKECDVTGVTRLAGTSWDETWG
- a CDS encoding DUF1016 family protein, whose protein sequence is MSDSESIIPRDYAGWLASLKSHISSARQRATLAVNQELVRLYHHIGTEILERQTRQGWGAKVIDRLAADLRAAFPEMKGFSSRNLKYMKFFAQMCPSGLIGQQPAAQLPWFHLVTLLTKVSADTEREWYAAQVIRHGWSRPTLDVHIKNQLHLRQGVAITNFDRHLPTPHAQLAIEALKDPYLFDFLGLGEEALERDIENALIRHITRFLLELGAGFAFVGRQFRLEVGGDEFFIDLLFYHTRLKCYVVVELKGVAFKPEHAGQLNFYLAAVDAKIKALDDKPTIGLLLCKTKNRLVAEYALSGISKPIGVAEYQLVRALPEPLNTNLPSIEEIEEELSREEDER